Proteins from a genomic interval of Shewanella seohaensis:
- the rluC gene encoding 23S rRNA pseudouridine(955/2504/2580) synthase RluC: protein MNTESPQLQVQLITIDEDHLDQRIDNFLITVLKGVPKSMIYRIVRKGEVRVNKKRIKPEYKLQIGDVVRVPPVRMAEQDNRTAPSANLSRVSQLEDRILHEDNHLIVLNKPAGIAVHGGSGVDYGVIEALRSLRPQQKFLELVHRLDKDTSGVLLVAKKRSALKHMHDQLRYKKMQKDYLALVKGEWSAQDKVVKQPLLKLTLKSGERIVRVNAEGKPSETRFKIVQRYQGCTLVQASPVTGRTHQIRVHCQYMGHPIACDEKYSEQAFDDSMRALGLTRLFLHAAELMFIHPENDEVMRVSAPLDDNLQQLLGKLKRA, encoded by the coding sequence ATGAATACAGAATCTCCACAGCTACAGGTGCAGTTGATCACGATTGACGAAGACCACCTCGACCAACGAATCGACAATTTTTTAATCACAGTGCTAAAGGGCGTCCCTAAGAGCATGATTTACCGTATCGTCCGCAAGGGTGAAGTACGGGTGAATAAAAAACGCATTAAGCCTGAGTACAAATTGCAAATAGGTGATGTGGTCCGTGTGCCGCCGGTCAGAATGGCTGAGCAGGATAATCGCACCGCGCCTTCTGCAAACTTGAGCAGAGTCTCGCAGCTTGAAGACCGTATTTTGCATGAAGACAATCATCTGATTGTATTGAATAAACCTGCTGGCATTGCGGTACATGGTGGCAGTGGTGTCGATTATGGTGTGATTGAGGCGCTACGCTCCTTACGTCCGCAACAAAAGTTTTTAGAGCTGGTTCATCGTCTCGATAAAGACACCTCGGGTGTGTTGTTGGTGGCCAAAAAACGCAGTGCCCTTAAACATATGCACGATCAGTTGCGTTATAAAAAGATGCAGAAGGATTACTTGGCCTTAGTCAAAGGTGAGTGGTCGGCGCAGGATAAAGTGGTTAAACAGCCGCTATTAAAATTAACGCTTAAGTCGGGCGAGCGTATCGTTCGAGTCAATGCCGAAGGCAAACCCTCGGAAACGCGCTTTAAAATTGTACAACGTTATCAAGGTTGTACTCTGGTGCAGGCGAGCCCTGTGACTGGACGTACTCATCAGATTCGTGTGCATTGCCAATATATGGGGCATCCTATCGCCTGTGATGAGAAATACAGCGAGCAGGCGTTTGATGACAGTATGCGTGCACTCGGTCTGACCCGGCTGTTTTTACATGCGGCAGAATTAATGTTTATTCATCCTGAAAACGATGAGGTGATGCGAGTCTCTGCGCCGCTCGATGATAATTTGCAGCAACTGCTAGGCAAGTTAAAGCGTGCTTAG
- a CDS encoding Maf family protein, with the protein MTPQLILASTSVYRQALLQKLGLAFETCNPDIDESPMANESAQDLVLRLAKAKAKAGASHFPHGLIIGSDQVAVIDGKIIGKPLNRDNAIKQLSQASGKAITFYTGLALYHAKTGEVTAQVEPFTVHFRQLTAAQIAAYVDKEQPFYCAGSFKSEGLGIALFTRLEGRDPNTLIGLPLILLTEMLLNHGIDVLAD; encoded by the coding sequence ATGACGCCCCAGTTAATCCTCGCTTCTACCTCTGTTTACCGACAAGCACTATTGCAAAAGTTAGGCTTAGCCTTTGAGACTTGCAATCCGGATATCGATGAAAGCCCCATGGCAAATGAGTCCGCCCAAGACTTAGTCTTACGACTCGCAAAAGCTAAGGCCAAGGCAGGTGCAAGCCATTTTCCACATGGATTAATTATAGGCTCAGATCAGGTCGCTGTGATTGACGGCAAGATTATTGGTAAGCCATTAAATCGAGACAATGCGATTAAGCAACTCAGCCAAGCCTCGGGCAAAGCTATTACCTTTTATACGGGTCTTGCGCTCTACCATGCTAAGACTGGAGAAGTGACGGCTCAGGTCGAACCTTTCACCGTGCATTTTCGTCAGCTGACGGCCGCGCAAATCGCCGCTTATGTCGATAAAGAGCAACCTTTTTATTGTGCGGGTAGCTTTAAGAGTGAAGGTTTAGGGATTGCTTTGTTTACTCGCTTAGAGGGCCGAGATCCTAACACCCTGATTGGGCTGCCCTTAATACTGTTAACTGAAATGCTGCTCAATCATGGAATCGATGTCTTAGCCGACTAG
- the yceD gene encoding 23S rRNA accumulation protein YceD, translating to MQTVKIPVSIDPIRAASSRSTYEGIVPGQQLKRLNELCAGDCSDVAVSLECGVDIQGIVYLKGKAVTELTLNCQRCMTLFTTEVTVDFCFGPCGSEAEIDELPDAYDPIECNEIGEIRLHQLIEDELIVAMPIIPMHEETDCNIGSMDIVVGEIEPAQEERPNPFAVLEKLKSK from the coding sequence ATGCAAACAGTAAAGATACCGGTTTCAATTGATCCTATACGCGCCGCCTCGAGCCGTTCTACCTATGAGGGGATAGTGCCAGGGCAGCAATTGAAAAGATTAAATGAGTTATGTGCCGGCGACTGTTCCGATGTGGCAGTGTCGCTTGAATGTGGTGTGGATATACAGGGGATAGTCTACCTGAAAGGGAAGGCTGTGACGGAGCTCACTCTGAATTGTCAACGTTGCATGACGCTATTTACCACTGAGGTTACGGTCGACTTTTGTTTCGGTCCTTGCGGGTCTGAGGCAGAAATCGATGAGCTCCCGGATGCGTATGACCCTATTGAGTGCAATGAGATAGGTGAAATTCGTCTGCATCAATTGATTGAAGATGAATTGATAGTAGCTATGCCTATCATCCCGATGCATGAAGAAACTGATTGCAACATCGGGTCAATGGACATAGTGGTAGGCGAGATTGAACCCGCTCAAGAGGAGCGTCCAAATCCGTTTGCAGTGTTAGAAAAACTGAAGAGCAAGTAA
- the rpmF gene encoding 50S ribosomal protein L32: MAVQQNKKSRSKRGMRRSHDALSTAQLSVDATSGEIHMRHNVTADGFYRGQKVINK, translated from the coding sequence ATGGCTGTACAACAGAATAAAAAATCTCGTTCAAAGCGCGGTATGCGCCGTTCACACGATGCATTGAGCACTGCTCAACTGTCTGTGGATGCAACGAGTGGTGAAATCCATATGCGTCACAACGTGACTGCAGACGGTTTCTACCGCGGTCAAAAGGTTATCAACAAGTAA
- the plsX gene encoding phosphate acyltransferase PlsX, with amino-acid sequence MTNLTLALDAMGGDHGPHVTVPATLQALKSHSSLKIILVGDKTEIDVYLRQAEQLLLSRIEVIHTDEVVSMSDRPVHALRTRKNSSMRLSIELVRDGRAAACVSAGNTGALMAMAKVLLKTLPGVDRPALVSCLPSVTQKPVYLLDLGANISCDSETLFQFAVMGSVLCEAVDKKSRPKVALLNVGTEEIKGNDQVQQAAQILQNTDQINYTGFIEGDEIYSGNVDVIVCDGFVGNITLKTSEGIAKLLVHQLKRGLTQGFFVRFLAKLIAPRIQAVLSQMNPDHYNGASLIGLRGIVVKSHGSADEPAYLQAISLAVTEAQRRLPKMIKERLESILLDINN; translated from the coding sequence ATGACTAATCTGACGCTTGCGTTAGATGCGATGGGGGGCGATCATGGCCCCCACGTCACAGTGCCTGCAACCTTGCAGGCACTAAAATCTCACTCTTCTCTTAAAATTATTTTAGTCGGCGATAAGACTGAAATTGATGTCTATCTGCGTCAAGCAGAACAACTGTTACTCTCACGTATTGAAGTCATTCACACCGATGAAGTGGTGAGCATGTCCGATAGACCCGTGCACGCTTTGCGTACCCGCAAGAATAGTTCGATGCGCTTGTCGATTGAGCTGGTGCGTGACGGACGAGCGGCGGCGTGTGTGAGTGCGGGCAATACTGGTGCCTTAATGGCCATGGCCAAGGTGTTATTAAAAACCTTGCCCGGCGTAGACAGACCCGCGTTGGTCAGTTGCTTACCCTCGGTCACGCAAAAGCCAGTTTATTTATTGGACTTAGGTGCCAATATCTCCTGCGATTCAGAAACGCTTTTCCAATTTGCCGTGATGGGCTCTGTGCTGTGTGAGGCGGTGGATAAAAAATCCCGCCCTAAAGTTGCACTCCTTAATGTGGGCACAGAAGAAATCAAAGGCAACGATCAGGTTCAACAAGCGGCGCAAATACTGCAAAACACCGATCAGATTAATTACACCGGCTTTATCGAAGGTGATGAAATCTATTCTGGGAATGTTGATGTGATCGTTTGTGATGGTTTTGTGGGTAACATCACGCTCAAAACCTCTGAAGGCATTGCCAAGTTATTGGTCCATCAGTTAAAACGTGGCCTAACCCAAGGTTTCTTCGTGCGTTTTTTGGCAAAACTCATCGCCCCACGCATTCAGGCGGTCCTCAGCCAGATGAACCCCGACCACTATAACGGAGCAAGTCTGATAGGATTGCGCGGCATTGTAGTAAAAAGTCATGGAAGTGCGGATGAACCTGCCTATTTACAAGCAATTAGTTTGGCAGTGACCGAAGCACAACGTCGACTCCCTAAGATGATAAAAGAACGTTTGGAGTCGATCCTTTTAGACATAAATAACTGA
- the fabD gene encoding ACP S-malonyltransferase has product MENVAFVFPGQGSQALGMLAELAGAQPIVGQTFAEASELLGYDLWALVQDGPVETLNETDKTQPALLAASVAIWRAYVASGKAMPAMLAGHSLGEYSALVCAGVIDFKDAIKLVELRGQLMQQAVPAGTGAMYAIIGLDNDGIANACIEAAQGEVVSPVNFNSPGQVVIAGQKEAVERAAAACKAAGAKMAVALPVSVPSHCALMKPAADKLALALNDVQFNAPNITVINNVDVASPTEVADIKDALVRQLHCPVRWSETVELMAEKGITQLVECGPGKVLTGLAKRINKSLSAQAVNDVASLAALTE; this is encoded by the coding sequence ATGGAAAATGTTGCTTTTGTATTCCCAGGCCAAGGTTCACAGGCTCTAGGCATGTTAGCCGAGCTGGCTGGTGCACAGCCGATTGTGGGACAAACCTTTGCCGAAGCGAGTGAGTTGTTAGGGTATGATCTGTGGGCATTAGTGCAAGACGGCCCCGTTGAAACCTTAAATGAAACCGATAAAACCCAACCTGCTTTATTAGCGGCAAGTGTGGCCATTTGGCGCGCTTACGTTGCTTCAGGTAAAGCTATGCCTGCGATGTTAGCGGGTCACAGTCTAGGTGAATATTCTGCATTAGTTTGTGCTGGTGTCATCGACTTTAAAGATGCGATCAAACTGGTTGAGCTACGTGGTCAACTGATGCAGCAAGCCGTGCCAGCGGGTACTGGTGCTATGTACGCGATTATCGGTCTTGATAATGACGGTATTGCTAATGCGTGTATTGAAGCTGCCCAAGGCGAAGTGGTGAGCCCAGTTAACTTCAACAGCCCAGGTCAAGTGGTTATCGCCGGTCAAAAAGAAGCGGTTGAACGTGCTGCTGCGGCCTGCAAAGCGGCGGGCGCCAAAATGGCGGTTGCCCTGCCTGTCAGCGTGCCATCACACTGCGCATTAATGAAACCTGCTGCTGATAAACTAGCCCTTGCTTTAAACGATGTGCAGTTTAATGCGCCAAACATCACTGTTATCAATAACGTAGATGTGGCATCACCCACTGAGGTTGCCGACATTAAAGATGCGCTGGTTCGTCAACTGCATTGCCCAGTGCGCTGGAGCGAAACCGTTGAATTAATGGCCGAAAAAGGTATTACACAGTTAGTTGAGTGTGGTCCTGGTAAAGTATTGACAGGTCTTGCGAAACGCATTAATAAATCTCTTTCTGCCCAAGCAGTTAATGACGTTGCATCCCTTGCCGCGTTAACTGAATAA
- the fabG gene encoding 3-oxoacyl-ACP reductase FabG yields MSINLSLAGKVALVTGASRGIGRAIAETLVEAGAIVVGTATSEKGAAAIQEYLGDKGFGLVLNVTDSQSVTDLFDSIKEKAGEVDILVNNAGITRDNLLMRMKDDEWNDIIDTNLTSLFRLSKPVMRTMMKKRFGRIINIGSVVGTMGNAGQVNYSAAKAGLIGFTKSLAREVASRQITVNAIAPGFIQTDMTDELTEEQQKGIMSQVPMERLGQPQEIANAVLFLASDSAAYITGETLHVNGGMYMV; encoded by the coding sequence ATGAGTATCAATCTGAGTTTAGCGGGCAAAGTTGCCTTAGTGACAGGCGCGAGCCGTGGTATCGGCCGTGCGATTGCTGAAACCTTAGTCGAAGCCGGTGCGATTGTGGTAGGAACTGCCACAAGTGAGAAGGGCGCCGCAGCAATTCAAGAATATCTGGGTGACAAAGGTTTTGGTTTAGTGCTTAATGTTACCGATAGTCAATCCGTCACCGATTTATTCGATTCGATCAAAGAAAAAGCGGGTGAAGTTGATATTCTAGTCAACAATGCGGGTATCACCCGTGATAACTTGCTGATGCGAATGAAAGATGATGAATGGAACGATATCATCGATACCAACCTGACATCATTGTTCAGACTATCAAAACCTGTGATGCGTACCATGATGAAAAAGCGCTTCGGCCGGATCATCAATATAGGTTCAGTGGTAGGCACTATGGGCAATGCAGGTCAAGTTAACTACTCGGCAGCAAAAGCTGGTTTGATTGGATTTACAAAATCTCTTGCAAGAGAGGTTGCATCTCGTCAAATAACAGTGAATGCTATTGCTCCTGGGTTTATCCAGACAGATATGACGGATGAGCTGACGGAAGAGCAGCAAAAAGGTATTATGTCACAAGTTCCAATGGAAAGATTAGGGCAGCCGCAAGAGATTGCAAATGCTGTACTGTTTTTGGCATCGGATTCAGCGGCTTACATTACAGGGGAAACTCTGCATGTAAACGGCGGCATGTACATGGTTTAA
- the acpP gene encoding acyl carrier protein: MSNIEERVKKIIIEQLGVKEEDVKPAASFVDDLGADSLDTVELVMALEEEFDTEIPDEEAEKITTVQAAIDYVSKNQ; encoded by the coding sequence ATGAGCAACATCGAAGAACGTGTAAAGAAAATCATTATCGAGCAACTGGGCGTTAAAGAAGAAGACGTAAAACCAGCAGCATCTTTCGTTGACGACCTAGGTGCAGATTCTCTGGACACCGTTGAGTTGGTAATGGCTCTAGAAGAAGAGTTTGACACTGAGATCCCTGATGAAGAAGCTGAAAAGATCACTACTGTTCAAGCAGCGATCGATTACGTTTCTAAGAATCAGTAA
- the fabF gene encoding beta-ketoacyl-ACP synthase II, whose amino-acid sequence MSKRRVVVTGLGLVTPVGNTVDTTWKALLSGKSGIAPITKFDASEFTTRFSGSVKDFDVEQYLPKKEARKMDLFIQYGMAAGIQAIQDSGLDMSKENPGRVGTAIGAGMGGMWLIEQNHSALLSGGPRKISPFFVPSTIINMIAGHLSIMYGMTGPNFAVTTACTTGVHNIGFAARTIAYGDADVMVAGGAEDVTCPLGVGGFGAAKALSTRNDDPTAASRPWDKDRDGFVIGDGAGVMVMEEYEHAKARGATIYGELVGFGMSGDAFHMTSPPSDGAGAAAAMVNAVNDAKLPFEKIGYINAHGTSTPAGDKAEAAAVKSVFGDHAYNLLVSSTKSMTGHLLGAAGAVEAIFTLLALRDQAVPPTINLDNPDEGCDLDFVAHTARDVKLDYALCNSFGFGGTNGSLLFKKV is encoded by the coding sequence GTGTCTAAACGTCGTGTAGTGGTAACCGGTTTAGGGTTAGTAACTCCCGTGGGTAATACTGTCGATACTACTTGGAAGGCGCTGCTTTCGGGTAAGAGTGGTATCGCACCAATAACCAAATTTGATGCCAGCGAATTCACCACTCGTTTTAGCGGTTCAGTCAAAGATTTTGATGTTGAGCAGTACCTACCTAAGAAAGAGGCCCGTAAGATGGATCTCTTTATTCAATACGGTATGGCGGCTGGCATCCAAGCTATCCAAGACTCGGGTCTGGATATGAGCAAAGAAAACCCAGGCCGCGTCGGTACCGCTATCGGTGCGGGCATGGGCGGTATGTGGCTGATTGAACAAAACCACAGCGCGCTATTAAGCGGTGGCCCTCGTAAAATTTCGCCTTTCTTCGTGCCAAGCACCATTATCAACATGATTGCCGGCCATTTATCGATTATGTACGGTATGACAGGTCCTAACTTTGCCGTCACGACCGCTTGTACTACTGGTGTGCACAACATCGGTTTTGCGGCGCGCACTATCGCCTATGGCGATGCTGACGTGATGGTTGCCGGTGGCGCTGAAGATGTGACTTGTCCATTAGGCGTTGGTGGTTTTGGCGCGGCCAAAGCCCTATCAACCCGTAATGATGACCCAACGGCGGCTAGCCGTCCGTGGGACAAAGACCGTGATGGTTTCGTCATCGGTGATGGCGCGGGTGTGATGGTGATGGAAGAATACGAACATGCTAAAGCGCGCGGTGCGACCATTTATGGCGAACTCGTTGGCTTTGGTATGAGCGGTGATGCGTTCCACATGACATCGCCTCCAAGCGATGGTGCGGGCGCTGCGGCGGCTATGGTTAATGCGGTGAATGATGCCAAGCTGCCATTTGAAAAAATTGGTTATATCAATGCGCACGGTACTTCAACACCTGCGGGCGATAAAGCCGAAGCGGCAGCGGTGAAATCTGTATTTGGCGACCACGCTTATAATCTGCTAGTTAGTTCGACTAAGTCTATGACGGGTCACTTGCTGGGCGCTGCGGGTGCGGTTGAAGCGATTTTCACTTTGCTTGCGCTGCGCGATCAAGCCGTACCGCCGACCATCAACCTCGATAATCCAGACGAAGGTTGTGATTTAGACTTCGTGGCACACACTGCCCGCGATGTGAAGTTAGATTACGCCCTGTGTAACTCCTTCGGTTTCGGTGGCACTAACGGTTCATTGCTGTTTAAGAAAGTCTAA
- a CDS encoding NAD(P)-dependent oxidoreductase — translation MAKVAFIGLGVMGYPMARHLLNKGHEVTVYNRTFAKAQTWVENYGGRCCPTPKEAAIGQDIVFTCVGNDNDLREVVLGNDGVIHGMAPGTVLVDHTTASADVARELHKVLAEKGVDFLDAPVSGGQAGAENGVLTVMVGGDQAVFERVKPLIEAFARCAERLGEVGAGQLTKMVNQICIAGVVQGLAEALQFARKAGLDGEKVVEVISKGAAQSWQMENRYKTMWGQSYDFGFAVDWMRKDLGIALEEARRNGSHLPLTALVDQFYSEVQAMGGNRWDTSSLLARFEKNTK, via the coding sequence ATGGCAAAAGTCGCATTTATTGGTTTAGGCGTAATGGGTTACCCCATGGCAAGACACTTACTCAACAAGGGCCATGAGGTTACTGTGTATAACCGCACTTTTGCCAAGGCACAAACCTGGGTCGAGAACTACGGTGGTCGTTGCTGCCCAACGCCTAAAGAAGCGGCTATTGGCCAAGATATTGTTTTTACCTGCGTAGGCAACGATAACGACTTGCGTGAAGTGGTATTAGGCAATGATGGCGTGATCCATGGTATGGCGCCAGGCACAGTATTAGTTGACCATACGACGGCATCTGCCGATGTGGCCCGTGAATTACATAAAGTGCTGGCCGAAAAAGGCGTCGATTTTCTCGATGCGCCAGTATCGGGTGGCCAAGCTGGCGCCGAAAATGGCGTACTGACCGTGATGGTCGGTGGCGATCAAGCCGTATTCGAGCGTGTTAAGCCCCTTATCGAAGCGTTTGCGCGCTGCGCAGAGCGTTTAGGTGAGGTTGGTGCAGGCCAGCTCACTAAGATGGTCAACCAAATTTGTATCGCAGGTGTGGTTCAAGGCCTTGCCGAAGCACTGCAATTTGCCCGTAAGGCTGGTCTTGACGGTGAAAAAGTGGTTGAGGTGATCAGTAAAGGCGCGGCGCAAAGCTGGCAGATGGAAAATCGCTACAAAACCATGTGGGGCCAAAGCTATGATTTTGGTTTTGCCGTCGATTGGATGCGTAAGGATTTGGGCATTGCCCTAGAAGAAGCTCGCCGCAATGGTTCGCACTTACCCTTAACCGCGCTTGTGGATCAGTTTTATTCTGAAGTTCAAGCCATGGGCGGTAATCGTTGGGACACCTCAAGCTTGTTAGCGCGTTTTGAGAAAAACACTAAGTAG
- a CDS encoding D-hexose-6-phosphate mutarotase yields the protein MGSVTTKKHANGLDYVEVNTALCQARIFLQGAQIDHFQPVGKPPLLWVSSADDYQPGNGIRGGVPVCWPWFGMSNQANFPQHGFARTRIWTLESVEMRNQLVDLRFSLTISEEDKVFWPHHTQVNVLFTLGETLSISLVNTNLGDVPVTLTQALHSYFPIEDIHQLKATGFSGAQYIEFAEGPYPQTTDDVLFDRETDRVYTKLGPVQHLHTPQGVIEVSRENSHSAVLWNPWIEKSTRLARFNDDDYLTMVCLEAANVLEDKLTLAPGESHSLVTHIRWVD from the coding sequence ATGGGTTCTGTTACCACCAAAAAACACGCAAACGGACTCGATTATGTCGAAGTAAACACTGCGTTATGCCAAGCAAGGATTTTTTTACAGGGCGCGCAAATCGACCATTTTCAACCCGTAGGTAAGCCGCCCTTGTTATGGGTGTCTTCGGCGGATGACTATCAACCCGGTAATGGGATCCGTGGCGGTGTACCCGTCTGCTGGCCTTGGTTTGGCATGAGCAATCAAGCTAATTTTCCACAACATGGGTTTGCCCGCACCCGTATTTGGACACTCGAGTCGGTTGAGATGCGGAATCAACTGGTGGATTTGCGTTTCAGTTTAACGATCAGCGAAGAAGACAAGGTCTTTTGGCCGCACCATACCCAAGTCAACGTACTCTTTACCTTAGGTGAAACCCTAAGTATCAGCTTAGTTAACACTAACCTTGGCGATGTGCCCGTAACGCTTACCCAAGCACTACACAGCTATTTTCCGATTGAAGATATTCACCAGCTTAAAGCCACTGGTTTTAGTGGCGCTCAATATATTGAGTTTGCCGAAGGGCCTTATCCGCAAACGACAGATGATGTGCTATTTGACCGCGAAACCGACCGCGTTTATACCAAGCTAGGTCCAGTTCAACACTTACATACGCCCCAAGGCGTGATTGAAGTGAGCCGCGAAAATAGCCACTCGGCCGTGCTGTGGAACCCTTGGATTGAAAAATCGACTCGCCTTGCCCGCTTTAATGACGATGATTATCTGACCATGGTGTGTCTTGAAGCCGCCAATGTGCTTGAAGATAAATTAACGCTGGCTCCCGGCGAGAGTCACAGTTTAGTCACCCATATTCGCTGGGTAGACTAA
- a CDS encoding acyl-CoA dehydrogenase C-terminal domain-containing protein, which translates to MPVYQAPLRDYQFILDEMLHIYQQDALKGFDEIDPDLVDAILQGMADFSTEVMLPLNSVGDVQGCKLVDGKVVTPEGFADAYQQFVDNGWPTLTCDPAYGGQGLPEVVGIFATEMQTSTNMAFAMYPGLTHGAYSAIHAHGSEALKQKYLAKLVSGEWTGTMNLTESHAGTDLALLRTKAVPAADGYFAITGEKIFISSGDHQFTDNIVHLVLARLPDAPEGVKGISLFAVPKVLVNSDGSLGEANSLYASGLEHKMGIHGNSTCVMVFEGALGELVGEPHQGLRAMFTMMNQARLGVGMQGLGVSEIAYQNALAYAKDRLQSRAISGAKAPEKAADPILVHGDVRRMLLSQKAFNEGARALVGQQALWLDEAERHSDPAKAKVAAQLAALFTPVVKGFITNRGFNACVDAQQVFGGHGYIHEWGMEQFVRDSRIALIYEGTNGIQALDLVGRKLLSDRGAAMQQWSALVTEFIQSQGKDPQMQPYVSGLMDCATDLQKASGYLATHAASNPDIIGAASMAYLELFGITALAWMWARMAKIALTALENGTQETDFYQAKLKTADFYMAYWAVQSRSLRKQLEQASEMLTTLDDAIF; encoded by the coding sequence ATGCCAGTCTATCAAGCACCACTGCGTGACTATCAATTTATCCTCGATGAAATGTTGCATATTTATCAGCAAGATGCTCTTAAAGGCTTCGATGAAATCGACCCTGATCTGGTCGATGCCATCCTGCAAGGTATGGCGGATTTTAGTACTGAGGTGATGTTGCCGTTAAATAGCGTGGGGGATGTGCAGGGCTGCAAACTCGTGGATGGCAAAGTGGTTACCCCAGAAGGTTTTGCCGACGCCTATCAGCAGTTTGTCGACAATGGCTGGCCGACACTGACTTGCGATCCCGCCTATGGTGGTCAAGGACTGCCCGAAGTGGTCGGGATTTTTGCGACCGAGATGCAAACCTCGACCAACATGGCCTTTGCCATGTATCCCGGCCTTACCCATGGCGCCTATTCGGCCATTCATGCCCACGGCAGTGAGGCACTTAAACAGAAATATTTAGCCAAATTAGTGAGTGGTGAATGGACTGGCACCATGAACCTCACCGAATCCCATGCCGGAACCGATTTAGCGCTATTGCGCACTAAGGCCGTTCCCGCGGCGGACGGCTACTTTGCCATCACTGGGGAGAAAATTTTTATTTCCTCGGGCGACCATCAATTTACCGATAACATAGTGCATCTGGTACTCGCCCGCTTACCCGACGCGCCCGAAGGTGTGAAGGGGATTTCACTGTTTGCCGTGCCCAAAGTGTTAGTGAATAGTGATGGCAGTTTAGGTGAGGCGAACAGCCTCTATGCTAGCGGTCTTGAGCACAAAATGGGGATCCACGGCAACTCAACCTGCGTGATGGTATTTGAGGGGGCACTCGGTGAGTTAGTCGGCGAACCCCACCAAGGGCTGCGCGCTATGTTTACCATGATGAACCAAGCACGCTTAGGTGTTGGGATGCAGGGGTTAGGCGTGTCCGAAATCGCCTATCAAAATGCCTTAGCCTATGCCAAGGACAGATTGCAGAGCCGCGCCATTAGTGGGGCTAAGGCGCCCGAAAAAGCCGCCGATCCGATTTTGGTTCACGGTGATGTGCGCCGAATGTTGTTATCGCAAAAAGCCTTTAACGAAGGTGCCCGTGCACTCGTTGGCCAGCAGGCTCTGTGGCTCGATGAGGCTGAGCGCCATAGCGATCCTGCCAAGGCGAAAGTGGCTGCCCAGTTAGCGGCCTTATTTACCCCAGTGGTGAAAGGCTTTATCACTAATCGTGGCTTTAATGCCTGTGTGGATGCCCAGCAAGTGTTTGGCGGTCATGGCTATATCCACGAGTGGGGAATGGAGCAGTTTGTGCGTGATAGCCGCATCGCTTTGATTTATGAAGGCACGAATGGCATTCAGGCGCTCGATTTAGTTGGGCGTAAGCTGCTGAGCGATCGCGGCGCTGCCATGCAGCAATGGTCAGCGCTAGTGACTGAGTTTATTCAATCACAGGGCAAAGATCCGCAAATGCAGCCCTATGTGAGCGGGCTAATGGATTGCGCCACCGATTTACAAAAGGCGAGTGGTTATTTAGCGACCCATGCGGCGAGCAATCCCGACATTATCGGCGCGGCATCGATGGCGTATTTGGAGTTATTTGGCATTACCGCCCTCGCGTGGATGTGGGCGCGTATGGCTAAGATTGCCCTGACTGCGCTCGAAAATGGCACGCAAGAGACCGACTTTTACCAGGCTAAACTGAAAACGGCGGACTTTTATATGGCGTATTGGGCCGTGCAAAGCCGCAGCCTGCGTAAACAGTTGGAGCAGGCGAGTGAGATGTTAACAACGCTCGATGACGCTATTTTTTAA